GATGATGCTCTTAATGCCTTTTAACATGACAGATCGCACGGAAGTGACGGATATCTTGAAAAACCAGACTGAATACCCGGGTGTGAAGGTATCAAAACTCGGCAAGGATCAGAAGACAATTGGAGAAGTGAAAATGGATACTTACACATATGAAGTGACAAGTGAAGGAGAAAAATCCACCTGGGAAGTCGGGGATTTAGGAGACTATCAAGTTATGACCAGCTGGAAGGTGCAACAGGACCAGGGAGATGCCAGCTTTCAGATTTCAGATTTAGAACTTCGGAAGTAAAGATGCAGCTCTTCTATCATAAAGCGTTTTTTTATAGGATTTTTTTAAAGCGTAGTATTTAACACTATTCAGGATCGGTAGAAGTGAAAAGAAAATCTAGTGATATCGGAAAGAGACTTCCTAGAAAAGGAAGTCTTTTTTTTGTGTGAGAGCACAAAGACTTATAATCTCAAAGTTTAAATAAATCCAATAAAAGATGTTCACAATTCATACTGAAACACGGTGAAAAACGTCCCCGCACCTGTTTAAGACCTTTTTATCAATTTAATAAGTTTTTTCATAAATAGTTCAAATGACCTGGATCCTATGTGTATCAAGGGTTTTCCGATGTGTTTTTTTAAGAAACAGAGGATAAGGACTTATGAGGCGCTTTGCTAAAGCATTGACACTAAAATTTACCATCAAGCACGTGTCATCACCTCATTGCCTAACAAACCGCTATTGAGCGGCTTTGACTTATTTGCGCTCCTTTATTAGTGTCTAATTGTGCACTTGCCAGAAATTTCAGAAAAAATAAGTTCTTGAGGTGATATCAATTCCAACAACTACAAAGGAAGTAAAAAAATATCAATTTTGTGAACCAGAGAAATCAGATGGAGCAGAAGTGTATGAAATGATTGAAAATATCCCCATTCTTGACTTGAATTCCTCTTACAGCTACCTGCTGTGGTGCGAATTTTTCAGCGATACCTCAGTAGTCGTAAAGGATGAAGGGAACACGGTTGGATTTATTTCAGGATTTATCCACCCCTCTTCACCAGATACCTTATTTATTTGGCAGGTGGCGGTAGCTGAATCGGAGCGAGGGCAAGGCCTCGCCACTAGGATGATTGATCATATTGTGGGGCGTCATGAAGATGTGAACTATATAGAAGCGACAGTTTCCCCTTCCAACAAACCTTC
The Halobacillus halophilus DSM 2266 DNA segment above includes these coding regions:
- the ectA gene encoding diaminobutyrate acetyltransferase; translation: MISIPTTTKEVKKYQFCEPEKSDGAEVYEMIENIPILDLNSSYSYLLWCEFFSDTSVVVKDEGNTVGFISGFIHPSSPDTLFIWQVAVAESERGQGLATRMIDHIVGRHEDVNYIEATVSPSNKPSQQLFKGFAKKKEVPCDISVCFEEDDFPGDDHEQENTFKIGPLKN